CTACATGGCGCCCGAGCGCATCTCCGGTGACGAGGGCGGCCCGGGCTCCGATCTGTGGTCGCTGGCGATGATGCTGTACGTCGCCGTCGAGGGGCGTCACCCGCTCCGCAGGGGCAGCACCCTCGCGACGCTGGCGGCCCTCCTCAGCGAGGAGCTTCCGCCGCCCTTCCAGGCCGGACCGCTGACCGGCTTCCTGAACGCCACGCTCGTCAAGGACCCGGCTGTCCGGGCGGACGCGGACACCGCCGACCGGATGCTCGCGGAGGCCGCCGAGGGCCGGGACTCGGCCCCCGGCGCGCCGAGTGCGCAGACCTCGCCGACCCCGCCGACTCCGCCGACTGGGAGTCCTTCGAGTCCGCCGAGTCCTTCGAGTTCTGCGAGTCTTTCGAGTCCTGTGAGTCCGCCGAGTGTTCCCACTGCTCCGGGCGGGGCGGGCGGAACCACGTCGTACCGGCTGTCACCTCCGGCGGGGCAGACGGCCGCACCGGCCGGGGGGTCGGCAGGGTTCGGGCCACCCATGGGCTTCGGGCCTTCGGCTCCGCGCGACGCCGTACCGGGTCCGGTCGGGCCGCCGACCCCCTACCCGGCGGGCCCCACACGGCAGACGCCGCCGGGACCCGGCGGCCGACGGAAGGCCCGGATCGCGATCGCCGCGTCCGCCGTCGCGACCGTGCTGGCAGGCGTCCTGGTGTGGACCATGTTCCCGGACGGCGGGGGCAAGGGCGGCGGGACGGCGGCGAACCCACCAGGGTCGTCCTCGCCAGGATCGTCCTCGACCGCGACGAAGGGCGCGACACCCGCACCGCCCGAGGCGGCCCCCTCGGCGTCGGCACCGGCGTCCCAGGCCGACGCGAAGACCGATCTGCTGACCCCGGACGGCATTCGGACGGCGGTGAAGGAGATCAAGGCCGCGACCGGGACGGACCGCGCGGCCGACTTCAGCGTCTACCCGGACTACGTGTCCGCGGAGATCATGCTCAAGGGCAGCGAGACCAGGTACGACAGCTACACCTACCGCCCGGGTCAGGGCGTGCGGAAGGGCATCATCAGCGGCTCG
The Streptomyces tirandamycinicus DNA segment above includes these coding regions:
- a CDS encoding serine/threonine-protein kinase; translation: MSDGEPGRRVIDGRFELEARLGGGGMGMVWRARDLVLHRAVALKEVRPPDPGLAEYDPEGAAMLRARVLREARALARVDHPNVVTIHHVVDGGEHTYPWLVMELVTGGSLHDRLEKGPLAPTEAARIGREVLAALRAAHAAGIQHRDVKPANVLMRPDGRPVLTDFGIAAIRESTALTATGSIIGTPDYMAPERISGDEGGPGSDLWSLAMMLYVAVEGRHPLRRGSTLATLAALLSEELPPPFQAGPLTGFLNATLVKDPAVRADADTADRMLAEAAEGRDSAPGAPSAQTSPTPPTPPTGSPSSPPSPSSSASLSSPVSPPSVPTAPGGAGGTTSYRLSPPAGQTAAPAGGSAGFGPPMGFGPSAPRDAVPGPVGPPTPYPAGPTRQTPPGPGGRRKARIAIAASAVATVLAGVLVWTMFPDGGGKGGGTAANPPGSSSPGSSSTATKGATPAPPEAAPSASAPASQADAKTDLLTPDGIRTAVKEIKAATGTDRAADFSVYPDYVSAEIMLKGSETRYDSYTYRPGQGVRKGIISGSLFSGDRPFSLDDFDWDVLPALLKRAEKDLNVKQPTMRYVLVRPPDDTFGTPLGLAVYRVDDHVVGFLEADLKGKVTRVEPAED